The Helicobacter mustelae genome has a segment encoding these proteins:
- a CDS encoding protein kinase family protein produces MIRAKPVFILKDSILQTSSPERYPRTPIGEGSYAHVYKFKDTFYGKCFAQKRAKKDLSEEEKQRFHKEYEIMKELKSPFILEVFCFDEEDQSYIMEYIGSTLKSYIDKNNNKISDEKRIVLGRQILKGFAYTLKKGIFHRDIAPTNILVKEYEDTLMIKISDFGLVKLPGGLNTKSDTEIKGSFNDLSDLSRFGFKKYEMHHELYAIAKVLYFVATGKTVPDPHLKCKFLEKGTNPNTQERYQDIKDLEKDFLDFMKNKRE; encoded by the coding sequence GTGATCCGTGCAAAACCAGTTTTTATACTTAAAGATAGTATTCTCCAAACCTCATCTCCTGAAAGATATCCTAGGACTCCAATAGGAGAGGGTTCTTATGCCCATGTGTATAAATTCAAAGATACTTTTTATGGCAAGTGTTTTGCACAAAAAAGGGCAAAAAAGGATTTAAGCGAGGAAGAAAAACAAAGATTTCATAAAGAATATGAAATTATGAAAGAACTAAAAAGCCCATTTATCTTGGAAGTTTTTTGCTTTGATGAGGAAGATCAAAGCTATATTATGGAATATATTGGAAGCACATTGAAAAGCTATATAGATAAGAACAATAACAAAATTTCAGATGAAAAAAGAATTGTCCTTGGACGACAGATTCTAAAGGGGTTTGCATATACATTAAAGAAGGGAATATTTCACCGAGATATTGCACCGACAAATATTTTGGTAAAGGAATACGAAGATACTTTGATGATAAAAATATCTGATTTTGGCTTGGTCAAGCTTCCTGGAGGTCTCAATACAAAATCTGATACGGAAATAAAGGGAAGTTTCAATGATCTCTCTGATCTTTCTAGGTTTGGCTTTAAAAAATACGAAATGCATCACGAACTGTATGCCATAGCAAAAGTTTTGTATTTTGTCGCAACGGGGAAAACTGTGCCAGATCCTCACCTAAAATGCAAGTTTCTTGAAAAAGGCACAAATCCAAATACCCAAGAAAGATATCAAGACATCAAAGATTTGGAAAAAGATTTTTTGGATTTTATGAAAAACAAGAGGGAATGA